The Pseudomonadota bacterium DNA segment GCAGGCGGAGACCATCGCGCACGCCTCGACGGGCTGCTGGTCGAAGCGCGCCATCTCCTTGCCGCGCGCGTAGAAGCCGTTGGAGCCGACCGGCGCGAAGCAGCCGTCGGCCGAGACCTGGATGCGGGCGAGCCACTCGAGCGAGCGCAGGGCGACGTCGTGCATGTCCCCGCGATCCATCCACTGCGCGCAGAGGAGCAGGGCGTGCGGGAGCCGGGCGTTGCAGTAGCTCAGGCTCTCCTCGAACCAGGGCCAGTCGTCGGTGGCGACCCTCCTGTGCAGCGCGAGCAGGCGCTCCGCGAGGGCGATCCGCGCGTCGCGCACCCCGAGATCGCCCGACAGCTTCCGCAGGTACTCGTGGATCGCGAGCAGGCCGTAGGCCCAGGCGCGAGGCGACTTGAACTCCAGGAGGCGGCGCAGCGAGATGTCGAACAGGCGGCTGGCCATGCCGCGGAGCCCCTCGTTCCCGGTGCGCCCCACGATCATGCCCAGGGCCCACAGCGCGCGGCCGTGGCTGTCCTCCGAGCCGGTCTCCTCGCGCCATTGCCGGCTGAAAGAGAGGAAGTTGCGGAAGCGGCCCGTGTCCTGGTCGAGGGCGTGGGCGAGGAAGGACAGGTACCTCCCGGCGTGCCCCGACTGGATCAAGGTGTCGTCCCCGGCGGCCTCGAGCAGCATGGCGAGCACGACGGCGCGGGCGTTGTCGTCCGTCGCGTAGCCGTGCGCGCGATCGGGGATGTCGAAGATCGCGTGCTGGAAGAGCCCGGTGTCGTCGGTCATCCGCATGAGATGCGTGAGGTTCAGAGGCGGCAGCACATCCGACCGCCGGAGGTGCGGGCGGCCACCGTCGCCGACGCTGCGCTGCTTCGTTGCGCCCGACTGCGTGAAGCTCTCCATGTACGCCTGCGCGACCCTGGGCCAGACCATCGACCGGCCCATCAGGTAGGCCCGCTTGCGCATGGCGTGACGGCGCGCGTCGTTGCCGATGAGCTCGATCGACGCGGCGGCGATCGCGTGGCCGTCGCGGAACGGCACGAGCACCCCGCGGTCCTCGGCCAGGAGCTCCCGGGCGTGCCAGTACGGGGTCGACACCACGGCCTTGCCCATGCCCGCGGCGTACGCCAGGGTGCCCGAGGTGACCTGCGCCTCGTGGAGGTAGGGCGTGAGGTAGACGTCGGCCGCGCCGAGGAACTCGATGGGCTCCTCCTTGGTCACGAAGCGATCGTGGAAGATCAGGTGATCCTCGACCCCCAGCTCACGCGCCAGCCGCGAGAGGGACAGTCGGTAGGCCTCCCCTTCGCGCCGGCGCAGGTGCGGGTGGGTCGCGCCCACCACGAGGTAGACCGTGTCCGGGCAGGCGGCCACCACCTCGGGCAGCGCCTGTATCGCGAACTCGATCCCCTTGTTGGGGGAGAGCAGGCCGAAGGTCAGGAGCACGGTCTTCCCCTCGACGGCGAACTTGTCCTTGTAGAAGTTGGGATCCACGAACGGGACGTCCGGGATGCCGTGGTGGATGAGATCGATCTTCTCCGGCGAGACGCCGTAGATCTCCTGCAGCAGCTCCACGCCGCGCCGGCTCATGACGACCAGCCGGCTGCTCAAGGTCGTCAGCTCCTCCATCACGCGGCGCTGGTACGGATCGGGCTCGCGCAGCACCGTGTGCAGCGTCGTCACCACGGGCATCCTGAGATCGCGCAGCAGCGCGAGGACGTGGCTCCCGGCCGGGCCGCCGAACAGCCCGAACTCGTGCTGGAGGCTCAACAGATCCACGCCGTTGATGTTCAGGAAGTCCGCGGCCCGGCGGTAGGACGCGAGGTCGTTCTCGACGATCTCGAACCGCACCGCCGGCGTGTAGGTGTACGCGCCGTGCGGGTCGGTCACCGCGACGGCGAAGAGCTCCACCGACTTGTAGAGCGCGCCGAGCGCCTCGGCCAGATCGGCGGTGTAGGTCGCGATGCCGCACAGCCGGGGCAGCGAGCTGCCCACGAACGCTATGCGACCCGGCAAGACCGGAGCTCTCGAAATCATGCTCTTTCCTGCCCTTCCGCCGCGGCGCGCACACATCCGCGATCGACGTGGCGGCGGCCGCCGACGCTGCGGTCTCCGTCATCGCGGGATGTCCCTCGCCACCGGCTCGTACGCGGAACGCTCGCGCGTGCTGCTTCGACTTCGGCGGGAGAAATGAGATAGGCCGCTGTAGCGCCTTCCTCCCGAGCTCTTCCTGGTCCCCGTTCCGCACCCGACATGAACGCTACGGGATCAACCTATCAGCTGGAGGGCAAAGCCACAAGGACCGCGGATTTTGTGGATGCGAGCAGAGACGCGACAGCGTCCCGCGCCGCGTGAATCTGGTAGAATCGGGCGGTGAAAGAAGCACGGTTGTCGATATCGGCCGCGCTGCTCGCGGCGCTCGCGTTCGCCTCCTGGGCCGCCCACGCCGGGGAGCAGGGTCCGGCCCCTTCGCGGCCGCCGCTCCACAGGCTCGTCTACGGGAACCTCCTCATCCTGCGCTACAACCCGCTCGGGATCGAGGATCGGATCGAGCTCGAGTACCGCTACCGGCTGCAGAGGAGCGACGACATCTTGTGGAACGACACGTACGTGAGCCTGGGCCTGACGCCGACGGTCAACGCGGCGCTCACCCGCCTCGGCGCCACGCTCGCGGTCAAGCCGATCGCGATCGCGACGCTCTCCGCCGGCTACTACTATGTCCTCTGGTACGACGCCTTCGGCCACCTGCGGTCGTTCGAGAGCCCGGACGACGACTTCTCGGACTCCGCGATCGAAGGCGGCGCCGAGCGGGCGATCGCGACCACTGGGCACGAGCTGCAGCTGCGGGCGAGCCTCGCCGCCAAGGCCGGCCCGGTCGCGCTCTCGAACAACCTCGAGGCGTACTGGGCGGAC contains these protein-coding regions:
- a CDS encoding glycosyltransferase family 4 protein, which gives rise to MISRAPVLPGRIAFVGSSLPRLCGIATYTADLAEALGALYKSVELFAVAVTDPHGAYTYTPAVRFEIVENDLASYRRAADFLNINGVDLLSLQHEFGLFGGPAGSHVLALLRDLRMPVVTTLHTVLREPDPYQRRVMEELTTLSSRLVVMSRRGVELLQEIYGVSPEKIDLIHHGIPDVPFVDPNFYKDKFAVEGKTVLLTFGLLSPNKGIEFAIQALPEVVAACPDTVYLVVGATHPHLRRREGEAYRLSLSRLARELGVEDHLIFHDRFVTKEEPIEFLGAADVYLTPYLHEAQVTSGTLAYAAGMGKAVVSTPYWHARELLAEDRGVLVPFRDGHAIAAASIELIGNDARRHAMRKRAYLMGRSMVWPRVAQAYMESFTQSGATKQRSVGDGGRPHLRRSDVLPPLNLTHLMRMTDDTGLFQHAIFDIPDRAHGYATDDNARAVVLAMLLEAAGDDTLIQSGHAGRYLSFLAHALDQDTGRFRNFLSFSRQWREETGSEDSHGRALWALGMIVGRTGNEGLRGMASRLFDISLRRLLEFKSPRAWAYGLLAIHEYLRKLSGDLGVRDARIALAERLLALHRRVATDDWPWFEESLSYCNARLPHALLLCAQWMDRGDMHDVALRSLEWLARIQVSADGCFAPVGSNGFYARGKEMARFDQQPVEACAMVSACLEAHGMTGDGRWRAIAENTFDWFLGRNELRAQVYDPATGGCRDGLHPDRVNRNQGGESTLSFLMALVEMRLSQNVLTEK